In the genome of Anabaena cylindrica PCC 7122, the window TGGTTAACTCGTGATTTCTTTTGGGCTAGGGCTTCTCTGTGGTTAATCGGTTCGGGGTTAGTTACTGGTATCATTGCCTCAATAATTGGCATGAGCGATTTTTTGCAAATTGAACGAGTCCGCAAACGCTCCGCAGGCTGGGCGCATTTGATTCTCAACCTTTCTATTCTTATCTTCACAGCCATCAACTTTATTTTGCGATTCGGAGATGCTGAGTTGCGTATACTCCCTTGGGGTTTAGCTCTCTCGCTGCTGGTAGGGACATTAACGAGTATGACTGGTTGGTTTGGGGCAGAAC includes:
- a CDS encoding DUF2231 domain-containing protein; protein product: METTEPTSTPFPNVPPIIESDDREYQDSGVPSTVAIAGHPLHPLSIIFPIAFLAAALGSDFGYWLTRDFFWARASLWLIGSGLVTGIIASIIGMSDFLQIERVRKRSAGWAHLILNLSILIFTAINFILRFGDAELRILPWGLALSLLVGTLTSMTGWFGAELSYRHKIGVVGAGSKRYP